GTGTACGGGGTTGGAGAAGATGTGGATATTCTTTGTTCCGTCAGGAATCTGAGCGATCTTCCCCGGACCCTCGATGTCAGGGTGACGATGGAGGACGCGCAGGGAGTGCTCATCGAGGAGAGTCTTGTAAAAGACGTGCGCTGTGAGCCGGGAGAAGAGAGGGACATCGACGGACTCGCCTTCAAGCTTGTCGCGACCAATGCCGGGCTTCACAGGCTTCGCCTGCTACTGCATGAAGGTCAGGAAGAAAGAGTTCTGGCCGCAACCGGTTTCACGGTGGAAGACGTGCCCGCCACGGGGGTCTCCCTGCGCGGTAGCGGCCCGGCAGGTGGGCAGGCAGATACCCCTGACGGGGAGGTTGACAGCGAGGCCGGAGGGGACGGCAGCGATGGCGGCCTTCCGTCGGAAGGCGTCGGCGGGCAGGCTTCGGAAGAGGGTCTGCCCGAGGGTCTGCCGGAGGGTCTGGAAGGGACGGTCAACGCACAGCCGAGCCCCATATTCCAGGGGTTATCGGAAACCATCTACTACACGGTGTCACACGGTGCGGGAGGGGACCTCACGGGACTCAGCGTGAACGTGGTGATAGCGGAGGGAGAAACGGGAAAGGCCAGGCAGTCGTTCCTGGCGCCTCGCGCCCACTTAAAAGGCGGGTCCTTTGCCGGGAGCTTCACCTTTTCGACGGGTGCACTGGAGCCAGGCGAGTACATGGTGAAACTGGTGATCTCGCCTGGTTCCGGAAGTGAGGGGCGGGAGATAGCGGCCACGAGCTTTGTGATCCGCAGGATCGAGATGGTGGTGACCTGACGCGGGGAGGCAACACACCGTCAGGGATAGAACGAGCGTAAAAGGAGGCACTTATGCCGAACGATTTCATTGGGGATCTTTCAAAAACAAGGCTTCTCGATCTGATATCGCCCCTGCTGAGCAAAAAGAGATCGGGCATGATACAGATCAAGGGAGGCGAGGTCGGCGAGATCTACATAGAGGGATCGAACATAATCCATGCCAGGACGGGAGACCTGACGGGTGAAGAGGCAGTGCTCGCCATGATGGAATGGAACGCGGGACGGGCCACCTTCGACTGGGAGGCGGCGACAGACGAGCAGACGGTCTACATGCCGACGGAACAGCTCCTCATGATCTGGACCAACCGCGAGGCGGAGTGGGGGAGGATCAGGGAACTCATCCCGTCCCCGAACGTGGTGTTCCGCATCCCCGTCAACGGATGCCCGGACAACAGGAGCGTTCAGGCGAACCAGTGGAAGGTGCTGGCCCTCTGCAACGGAATGAGATCGGTCTCGGACATCGCCGACGCGCTGGGCTGGCAGCTTTTCGAGACGTCACAGACGTTGCACGGCATGGTCCGGGACGGCCTCCTGGAGAAGGCTGCCGAAAAGAGGGTGGAACAGACCGAGCGGGTCCGCAGAACTGTGAACGGTAACTTCTTTCCTCTCATCGAGAACGAGCTGCGCAAGGCCATGGGTCCCATCGCTCCCATAGTCATCGAGGATAAGCTCGCCGAGTTTGGGGAGTCGAGAGAGGCCTTCCCCGAGGACAGGCTCTCGCCATTCATTCAGTCCGTCGGCGAAGAGATCTCCGATGGATCGAAGAGGGCCCTGTTCACGCGTCTCATGGCGGAACACCTTGCGCGAAAACAAAAATAACTAAATCCTAAAATCTCAGGAGGGGGTTTGCATGTCTACAGAGAATAAAGTCACATCAGGGTTGCTTTTCAGGCTCATCGCGGGAATTTTCGTCCCCATCCTGCTGGCTTTCGCGTTTTTGGGGTGCGTGTTGTTCCTGAACATCGATCTCGGAGGCTTCCAGTTCTTGAGCATCCGTGGCATCTGGACGAAGAGCATGAGTGAACTCGGCGCCGCGAGCCTGAAGGAGTCGACGGCATCACTCAACAGGCTCGGCGAGCAGATCATCCAGCAGAAGGCCGAGGACGTCGCCAGGGAGATGGAGATCGCCCTGGGGACGGCGAAGAAGAGACCATCCATGGAGACGCTGCGGAACGACGGGTCCCTGAAGCAGATCGCCGTTCAGAAGGTCGGCGTGACGGGTTACACCGCGATCCATGACACCCAGGCGATAAACCACTTTCATTCCAACCCCAAGCTCGTGGGATCGGATCTGCACGACCTTTCCGGAAAGCTTCCGCAGTTCTGGAAGCTCCTTGAAAAGGGACTCGCGGGACCCGCTGGAGGGTATTACAACTGGAGGGACCCTGACGGCAGCATCCGCCCGAAGTACATGTACATTGCCCCCGTGAAGGGTTTGGGTCTCTTTGTCGCGGCGACGACATACATAGACGAGTTCTCGAAACCGGCCCAGGCGATAACGGCAAAGATGGGTCAGATGCAGAAGACATACGCCGCGCAATACAACAGGCGGTTCGGCCTTATCCTTATCATCCTTGCCGTCGTTCTTCTCGTATTGCTTGGTGTCATCTACCTGTATTCCTTCTCCGTGGTCCGTCCCATCCGTCACCTCTCGGAGGTGGCCGACAAGATAAGCATGGGCGATCTCAAGGCTACCGTGGATGTTAAGGCGAAGGGCGAGATAGCCGTTCTGGCCGAGTCGATAGAGAGGATGCAGGCAAGCGTGCGGGCAGCCATCGAGAGGCTCCAGAAGAGAAGATAGCGGGACTGACCGCGCGCCCTGGGAAATAGGGGCTGGCGGTCCAACGAAAGAGCAGAGGTCGATATGATATATCCACAGGGAAAAACGATCCATCAGAACTTGTCCGCGGAATACACGGACGTTCCACGGCTCCTGTCGACCCTTACGGGCAACGGTTTCTCGGGAGTGGTGGAGATAGAGGGAGGAGGCACGAAGGGCGCCTTTTTCATCGCAAGGGGCCGGATGATAGACGCGGTGGTTGGTGTCGATGCGGACCCGCCCTCAATGACGGGAGATACGGCGGTGCCGGAGCTTTTTGCCCTGGCGAGGCAGCCACAGGGGCTTCTCCACGTGCACGAGCTCACGGCGGCCCAGGTCGAGGTCGCCACGGGTTCCTTGAGGTCGGAGCTTGTCTTCAAGGACCTCAGCACCGATTTCATCCGCGTGGAGCAATTCGTCGGCAAGCTGGGCGAGGAGAAACACACGGGTTACATCGAGATATCCGGGAAGGACGGCAAACGCATCGGAACCCTTTCCCTCAGGGCGGGGGAGCCTGTGGCTCTGCAGGTTCTTTCGGAATCCGGTCAGGCAACCCTTTTTGAAGGTGAAGCGATCCCTTCGGTCCTCGACAATGCCGTGAGGCATGGCGCCCTGTTCAATGTCTACCGCAGCTCAGGCGTTACGGAGGGGACCCCGAAGGCTGCCGATGCGGGTCCTGAGGGACCTGATGGAATTTCACGGAAGACCACAGTCTCCCAGACCCGGGCGAAGAGGGAATTGAAACAAGTGAGCGATCCCGCAGTCGAACCGGAGAAAAAGGACGATGTTCCGGCGGGACCGGTCCCGGCGGAGGAGCGGGTGGAAGCGCCGAAGGAGCCACCGGCGCCGGCGCCGGCGCCGGTGGATGCGAGGGCGGGGGAACAGGAGGCGGACGACGTCTCGGCGAGCGGCCGGAAGGAGTTCATTTCCGCCCTCCAGCGGGTGTTGTCCAAGATAGAGTCCTTCGTCGACCACATATCGAAGAAGGGCGACTTCCAGAGGGTCTTCAGGCGGGTCTGTGTCGATGCATCGGACCTGTTCCATTTCCTTGATCCCTTCGAAGGACAGTTCGAGTACGATTCCGGCAGGATACGGGTTGACGACACGATCGGCCCCGACGATCTTGCCGTCGCCACCGCATATTGTCTCAATCTCGTGCTGGCTGACCTCAACAAGGAATACCTGAAGGGCGCCGCCCTGCCGCCGGGCCTTAAAGGGGAGATAGAGTCGGCGTTCAGGCATTACAAGGACGCCATCAAGAACTCGGGGATGAACTTCGTGGTTCCCACCAACATGAGATGACCCCGGGGAGGCACACTCTTGCCCGATGGCATGTTCCTTCGGGAAAGGGCTTGACAAGGATACGGGTTCATTCTACTGTGTAATTGTCACTTTGCTAATGGCTGAACCGCGCAGGAAGAAAGCAGCTCCAAAGGTCGATATCTACAAGGCCTGGTGCAAGGCGTGTGGTATCTGTGTCGCTTTTTGTCCCACCGGATCCCTGGCCCGCGACGAGGCAGGGTACCCCTATGTCAAATACCCCGACAAGTGCACCAACTGTGGTTGGTGCGAGATACGGTGTCCCGATTTTGCCATCACGGTGCAGCAGAAGAGGGACGAAGCGAGAAAGATGAGGGAATCATTTGAAGAAGAAGCCCCTGAAGGAACGGCTGCTCCAGGGGAATGAAGCCGTTGTCGAGGGAGCCCTTCGCGCGGGGTGCCGGTTCTTCGCCGGGTATCCCATAACCCCGGCGACAGAGATCTCGGAGCAGCTCTCCGTTCGGCTGCCACAGGTCGACGGCACATTCATCCAGATGGAGGATGAGATCGCGAGCCTGGGGGCGGTGATCGGCGCCTCGCTCGCGGGCGTGAAATCGATGACCGCGACGAGCGGCCCCGGTTTCTCGCTTATGCAGGAGAATCTCGGGTTCGCCATCATCGCCGAGGTGCCCTGTGTCGTGGTGAACGCCATGAGAGGCGGGCCGAGCACCAGTCTTCCCACATCCCCCGCGCAGAGCGACGTTATGCAGGCCCGTTGGGGGACCCACGGTGACCACCCCATCATCGTCCTGTGCCCGTCGACGGTCCGCGAATGCTTCGACCTTACCGTCAGGGCATTCAATTATTCCGAGAAATACAGGATACCCGTGATCCTTCTCATCGATGAAGTGGTGGCCCACATGCGCGAGAAGGTCATGATCTCCGATGAGGAAGACATTGAGGTATTCAACAGGGTGAGACCCACGATGCCGCCGGAATGGTATATCCCTTACGAGGATACGCCCCAGGGGGTGCCCGCGATGGCCGATTTCGGGGAAGGGTATCGCTACCACGTGACAGGGCTCACCCACGATGTGCGGGGGTTTCCCACCTCCCGGCCCGATGAGGTCGATCCCTTCATACGCAGGCTTTTCAGAAAGGTGAGTCAGAACTTCGCGGACCTGCAGATGGGCGAGCACTTCCATATCGATGATGCCGACGTTGCCATCATCGCCTACGGATGCGTCGCCCGTTCCGCGAAACGCGCCGTCTCGGACTGCCGGGAGAGGGGCATAAAGGCGGGCATGCTCAAACTGAACACGTTGTGGCCCTTCATGAGGACCGACGTGGAGAAGGTGCTCAGGCAGGCGAAGGTGGTTATCGTGCCTGAGATGAACATGGGACAGATATCACGGGAAGTGAAGCGCGTGAACAAGGGCGAAGCGAAGGTCTTCACCATCAACAGGGTGGACGGCACCATCATAACGCCGCAGGAGATAATGGCCCGGATCAAGGAGGTGTTCTGATGGGTGACGTTACCAAGCTGATCCACCACTATTTGCGCCACGACAAGAAGTTTCCCCACGTATGGTGCCCCGGCTGCGGGATAGGCATCATTTTGGGGGCACTCATCAGGGCCATCGATCACAGGGGCTACGAAAAGGACGACATCGTCCTTGTATCCGGCATCGGGTGCACCGGCAGGCTCCCCGTATACGTGGACTTTAACACCCTCCATACAACACATGGCAGGGCGCTTACCTTCGCAACGGGGATAAAGCTGGCAAAACCACGCCTCAAGGTGATCGTCGTCATGGGAGACGGCGACGCCGTGGCCATTGGCGGCAACCACTTTATCCATGCGGCGCGCCGCAACATCGATCTCACCGCCGTCATCGTCAACAACAGCGTTTACGGCATGACGGGCGGGCAGTATTCTCCGACGACGCCCTACGGCATGAAGACGGCGACGAGCGTTTACTCCAACGTGGAGCACTCCTTCAGCATATCGGAGCTTGCCGTGACGGCGGGGGCCGTCTTTGTCGGGCGGGGGACGGTCTATCACGCCAAGCTGCTCGAAAGCCTCATGGAGAAGGCCTTTCAGAAGGTTGGGTTCTCCGTTGTGGAGATCATATCTCATTGCCACACTCAGTACGGGCGCATGAACCGGATGGGAAGCGCCGTGGAGATGATGCAATGGCAGAGAGACCACGCGGTGACCATGGAAAAGGCCGCGCAGATGAACGAGGAGGACCTGAAGGACATGTTCAGGATAGGTGTCCTTGTCGACAGGGACCTGCCCCCGTACCAGGATGAATACGAAAGGGTGCGGAGGTGGTCGAAGGGCGTGGAGGGGAAATAGCGTGGCCTTTCGGTACGATATCAGGCTCAGCGGTTCCGGAGGTCAGGGCATCATCCTCATGGGCATCATCCTCGCCGAGGCCATAGGCATCTACGACGGCAGGTTCGTGGCGCAGACTCAGAGCTACGGCCCCGAGGCACGGGGTGGCTCGAGCAAGGCCGAGGTCGTCGTCAGCGACAGAGAGATCGATTACCCCAAGGCGCTCCAGCTAGACCTTCTCGTGGCCATGAACCAGAGGTCCTGCGACGAGTATTACA
This genomic stretch from Syntrophorhabdus sp. harbors:
- a CDS encoding 4Fe-4S binding protein, translating into MACSFGKGLDKDTGSFYCVIVTLLMAEPRRKKAAPKVDIYKAWCKACGICVAFCPTGSLARDEAGYPYVKYPDKCTNCGWCEIRCPDFAITVQQKRDEARKMRESFEEEAPEGTAAPGE
- a CDS encoding HAMP domain-containing protein, with the translated sequence MSTENKVTSGLLFRLIAGIFVPILLAFAFLGCVLFLNIDLGGFQFLSIRGIWTKSMSELGAASLKESTASLNRLGEQIIQQKAEDVAREMEIALGTAKKRPSMETLRNDGSLKQIAVQKVGVTGYTAIHDTQAINHFHSNPKLVGSDLHDLSGKLPQFWKLLEKGLAGPAGGYYNWRDPDGSIRPKYMYIAPVKGLGLFVAATTYIDEFSKPAQAITAKMGQMQKTYAAQYNRRFGLILIILAVVLLVLLGVIYLYSFSVVRPIRHLSEVADKISMGDLKATVDVKAKGEIAVLAESIERMQASVRAAIERLQKRR
- a CDS encoding 2-oxoacid:acceptor oxidoreductase subunit alpha, producing the protein MKKKPLKERLLQGNEAVVEGALRAGCRFFAGYPITPATEISEQLSVRLPQVDGTFIQMEDEIASLGAVIGASLAGVKSMTATSGPGFSLMQENLGFAIIAEVPCVVVNAMRGGPSTSLPTSPAQSDVMQARWGTHGDHPIIVLCPSTVRECFDLTVRAFNYSEKYRIPVILLIDEVVAHMREKVMISDEEDIEVFNRVRPTMPPEWYIPYEDTPQGVPAMADFGEGYRYHVTGLTHDVRGFPTSRPDEVDPFIRRLFRKVSQNFADLQMGEHFHIDDADVAIIAYGCVARSAKRAVSDCRERGIKAGMLKLNTLWPFMRTDVEKVLRQAKVVIVPEMNMGQISREVKRVNKGEAKVFTINRVDGTIITPQEIMARIKEVF
- a CDS encoding 2-oxoacid:ferredoxin oxidoreductase subunit beta, which gives rise to MGDVTKLIHHYLRHDKKFPHVWCPGCGIGIILGALIRAIDHRGYEKDDIVLVSGIGCTGRLPVYVDFNTLHTTHGRALTFATGIKLAKPRLKVIVVMGDGDAVAIGGNHFIHAARRNIDLTAVIVNNSVYGMTGGQYSPTTPYGMKTATSVYSNVEHSFSISELAVTAGAVFVGRGTVYHAKLLESLMEKAFQKVGFSVVEIISHCHTQYGRMNRMGSAVEMMQWQRDHAVTMEKAAQMNEEDLKDMFRIGVLVDRDLPPYQDEYERVRRWSKGVEGK
- a CDS encoding DUF4388 domain-containing protein, with amino-acid sequence MPNDFIGDLSKTRLLDLISPLLSKKRSGMIQIKGGEVGEIYIEGSNIIHARTGDLTGEEAVLAMMEWNAGRATFDWEAATDEQTVYMPTEQLLMIWTNREAEWGRIRELIPSPNVVFRIPVNGCPDNRSVQANQWKVLALCNGMRSVSDIADALGWQLFETSQTLHGMVRDGLLEKAAEKRVEQTERVRRTVNGNFFPLIENELRKAMGPIAPIVIEDKLAEFGESREAFPEDRLSPFIQSVGEEISDGSKRALFTRLMAEHLARKQK